In Symmachiella dynata, the following are encoded in one genomic region:
- the arsC gene encoding arsenate reductase (glutaredoxin) (This arsenate reductase requires both glutathione and glutaredoxin to convert arsenate to arsenite, after which the efflux transporter formed by ArsA and ArsB can extrude the arsenite from the cell, providing resistance.): MKIYHNPRCSKSRQTLQLIREAGIEPDVVEYLKTPPTADELDAILKKLKIEPSALFRTGEAVYKELGLKGCELTREEAIALLVEHPQLIERPIVVKGRQAILGRPPENVQALLPK; encoded by the coding sequence ATGAAAATCTACCACAACCCCCGCTGTTCCAAGAGCCGACAAACCCTGCAGTTGATCCGCGAGGCGGGCATCGAGCCGGATGTTGTCGAATACCTCAAAACGCCTCCGACTGCAGACGAGTTAGACGCGATCTTGAAGAAACTAAAGATTGAGCCGAGCGCATTGTTTCGCACAGGCGAGGCCGTTTATAAGGAGCTTGGCTTGAAGGGGTGCGAATTGACGCGCGAGGAAGCCATTGCGCTGCTGGTCGAGCATCCTCAACTGATCGAACGTCCCATCGTCGTCAAAGGCCGCCAAGCCATCTTGGGCCGTCCGCCGGAAAACGTGCAGGCGTTGTTGCCGAAGTGA